The following proteins are co-located in the Candidatus Hydrogenedentota bacterium genome:
- a CDS encoding O-antigen ligase family protein has protein sequence MAKGKKSEPAGVSQGDAVSSGLDDILGKGAAMREMVYATVLGILIFLRPWYDGLTFPETNFTFLWGYVILAALLASRLIFARESIRFVVPTGIFAAFVFIACVLSPFSVQKDATFQGLVILTGHLLLFFVAVNGIRTRRAVAIVLGFFVVSSVAETLWAYLHVTYLMPATRQMIAADPSALAREFGTTEMTADIKSRLESNRATGSLLFANALACWVLTGIPVAVGAAASAFVRLRTAVSTTAETSSSKDARESKGGELSSAGVVGMVTVVLTFLALYCYFTFYWGFAYPGQGLLSHPIRAVVYCLAAPIALGWCAVVVCRRHGLSRWLLYVACGGMGLFALLQVFGLVITYSRGGMLASLVSLALLAWLAAGAKIPGKGKARVAVRTAIVLVGLCVIAVGAFSAVVPTSATAQDTPVVLKPQGGPVSPASLELKGENPSRAQLLNPATALLRFSYWGSGIRMAADNFLTGVGLGNFGTVYPLYQYLGAGDVQQAHNDFLQTLCETGILGFALFTAFWVYFFVWGVRRIRATADKAERWLLAGLFSSVIAFVLHSVVDFNFSNPSLTALVYLMAGLFYARASKPVEAEVSKRVSPFAGIAVLMAGGIAAGLGYQATMPERLVGDERACKARLEAVKFICERAEALAGKPKQNVAMPDGMAKMLFPDQSDREQIGKLYERTSPTSERMRPLAPGETPPPNTYLVFNDIEVTHKKTMERVPLIVEQIKEADGAWPYNPKMASHIWLWYDLLYGESSSPEEKLKYADACLDWAHECVRRSPKQVPYSNLLGRSLWRRGAVETSVKQIRYYDQGLEEFRHALELYPEGPLVYFELASRLREYGTQLDKAGDHERGQAMLKESVVVQKKAEDMQAEAARRIMERNAG, from the coding sequence ATGGCTAAAGGCAAGAAGAGTGAGCCTGCAGGGGTATCGCAAGGCGACGCCGTTTCATCCGGTCTGGACGATATCCTCGGGAAAGGCGCGGCGATGCGCGAAATGGTGTATGCGACCGTGCTGGGCATACTCATCTTCTTACGTCCGTGGTACGACGGGCTAACGTTTCCGGAAACCAATTTCACCTTTCTCTGGGGCTACGTCATTCTGGCCGCTTTGTTGGCGTCGCGCCTGATTTTTGCCCGAGAATCCATTCGCTTCGTGGTACCTACCGGCATCTTCGCCGCATTTGTGTTCATTGCGTGTGTATTGTCGCCGTTCTCGGTGCAGAAGGACGCAACTTTTCAAGGTTTGGTAATTCTCACCGGTCATCTTCTCCTATTCTTCGTGGCAGTCAACGGCATTCGGACCCGGCGCGCCGTGGCTATTGTGCTGGGTTTCTTTGTTGTGAGTTCGGTCGCGGAGACGCTCTGGGCCTATCTGCACGTTACTTACCTTATGCCCGCAACACGCCAGATGATCGCCGCCGATCCCTCCGCCTTAGCCCGCGAATTCGGCACGACCGAAATGACCGCCGACATCAAGAGCCGTCTGGAAAGCAATCGCGCGACGGGCTCGCTGTTGTTCGCCAATGCGCTTGCCTGCTGGGTGCTTACGGGCATTCCGGTAGCCGTCGGTGCGGCCGCCAGCGCGTTTGTTCGGTTGCGAACTGCCGTTTCCACAACTGCGGAGACTTCCTCTTCCAAGGATGCACGCGAATCCAAAGGCGGTGAATTGTCGTCGGCCGGCGTCGTGGGGATGGTGACGGTGGTTCTTACTTTTCTGGCCCTGTACTGCTACTTTACGTTCTACTGGGGCTTCGCCTATCCAGGCCAGGGATTGCTTAGTCATCCGATCCGCGCGGTTGTCTATTGTCTTGCTGCCCCAATTGCGTTGGGCTGGTGCGCTGTGGTCGTGTGCCGCCGGCACGGACTTTCAAGGTGGCTGCTCTATGTCGCGTGCGGCGGAATGGGCTTGTTTGCGCTGCTGCAAGTCTTCGGTTTGGTTATCACGTACTCCCGTGGAGGTATGCTGGCGTCGTTGGTGAGCTTGGCGCTCTTGGCATGGTTGGCAGCAGGGGCCAAGATTCCTGGAAAAGGCAAGGCTCGTGTCGCGGTACGCACGGCAATCGTGCTTGTGGGCCTTTGCGTCATCGCGGTCGGCGCTTTCTCGGCAGTAGTGCCTACGTCCGCAACAGCGCAGGACACTCCGGTAGTGCTCAAGCCTCAGGGAGGGCCTGTATCGCCCGCATCGCTCGAATTGAAGGGCGAGAATCCCTCGCGCGCGCAACTCCTGAATCCCGCGACGGCGCTCTTGCGATTCTCGTACTGGGGTTCTGGCATTCGCATGGCCGCCGACAACTTCCTGACGGGCGTTGGCTTGGGCAATTTCGGCACGGTTTACCCCCTCTACCAGTACTTGGGAGCGGGCGACGTCCAGCAGGCCCACAATGACTTTCTTCAGACCCTGTGCGAGACGGGCATATTGGGTTTCGCTCTCTTTACGGCGTTCTGGGTCTATTTCTTTGTATGGGGGGTGCGCCGCATCCGGGCAACCGCTGACAAAGCGGAGCGGTGGCTATTGGCAGGGCTCTTTTCGTCCGTCATCGCCTTCGTGCTCCATTCGGTGGTGGACTTCAATTTCTCCAACCCGAGTCTGACAGCCCTGGTGTACCTGATGGCGGGGTTGTTCTACGCCCGAGCCTCGAAACCTGTTGAGGCGGAGGTTTCCAAGCGCGTATCGCCGTTTGCCGGTATCGCCGTCTTGATGGCGGGCGGAATCGCCGCTGGACTTGGCTACCAGGCGACTATGCCGGAGCGGCTGGTGGGAGACGAGCGCGCCTGCAAAGCGCGGCTGGAGGCCGTCAAGTTCATCTGTGAGCGCGCGGAGGCCTTGGCGGGAAAACCCAAACAAAACGTCGCCATGCCTGACGGAATGGCCAAGATGTTGTTCCCCGATCAGTCGGACCGTGAACAAATCGGTAAGCTTTACGAGCGCACGAGTCCCACTAGCGAGCGGATGCGGCCGCTTGCGCCTGGCGAGACGCCTCCGCCCAATACGTATCTGGTATTCAACGATATTGAGGTCACGCATAAGAAGACCATGGAACGCGTTCCTCTCATCGTCGAACAGATTAAGGAAGCGGACGGCGCTTGGCCGTATAACCCGAAGATGGCCTCGCACATCTGGCTGTGGTACGACTTGCTATACGGCGAATCCAGCAGTCCAGAGGAAAAACTCAAGTATGCCGACGCTTGCCTTGATTGGGCTCATGAGTGCGTACGCCGGAGTCCCAAACAGGTCCCGTATAGCAATCTGCTGGGGCGCAGCCTATGGCGACGGGGCGCGGTAGAGACTTCGGTGAAGC
- a CDS encoding NUDIX hydrolase N-terminal domain-containing protein, producing MTEFLEELRRIAQLGLNYTRDPFDRARYERLLELAAIEYESLCGLPKETAIERFRRDVGHVTPHVGVDAAIFDSERRMLLIRRSDDGLWAMPGGWAELGETPQRSTEREVFEEVGLIVEARDIINVTSRLPGEYGQPHTSCHLLFHCVVTGGQLTTTEEAIEAGYHDPESISEWHRDHGERVKAAVRFSRERLGN from the coding sequence GTGACCGAATTTCTGGAAGAGTTGCGCCGAATCGCTCAACTTGGACTGAACTACACGCGGGACCCCTTCGACCGCGCGCGTTACGAGCGTCTACTCGAACTGGCTGCCATCGAGTACGAGTCGCTTTGCGGCCTTCCGAAAGAGACCGCTATCGAACGCTTCCGCCGGGACGTCGGTCACGTCACGCCGCATGTAGGCGTGGACGCGGCCATCTTCGACAGCGAAAGACGCATGCTGCTGATTCGCCGCAGCGACGATGGCTTATGGGCCATGCCCGGGGGATGGGCGGAGTTGGGCGAGACGCCGCAACGTTCCACGGAACGCGAGGTCTTCGAAGAAGTCGGTTTGATCGTCGAGGCGCGCGACATTATCAACGTTACCTCGCGTCTCCCGGGTGAGTACGGCCAACCCCACACATCATGCCATCTGCTGTTTCATTGCGTTGTTACCGGCGGTCAATTGACGACGACAGAGGAAGCAATTGAAGCCGGGTACCACGACCCCGAATCCATTTCGGAATGGCATCGAGATCACGGAGAGCGCGTCAAGGCCGCAGTTAGGTTCTCCCGAGAACGCCTTGGCAATTGA
- a CDS encoding undecaprenyl/decaprenyl-phosphate alpha-N-acetylglucosaminyl 1-phosphate transferase — protein MQNWYVNWYSIFAYALGISFAISILLTHVVRILAIRWKILDHPGERKMQKEPVPLLGGVAIWVTFNLVIGVHVLALIAMKGFGIEWIQLNVLSFLGSGTDVAYKLIGLFAGGVIIFILGVVDDIVALRPEMKLIGQIAAALVLVLSGIQVDLLIDYPILAAAVTMFWVVMMTNAMNFLDNMDGLSAGVSIVASLSFFACVLPSGQTFICVLLMIFTGSVAGFLYHNFNPARIFMGDAGAMFCGYILASVAVLGTFYAQETTSSRIAMAAPLLALSVPIFDTLSVVYIRWRRGESIMKGDKRHFSHRLVELGMKPHHAVEFIYLVGAVTGLGAALLPHVDYAGTIIIIAQALGVYCLIVLLMQAGRKRENNR, from the coding sequence ATGCAGAATTGGTACGTCAACTGGTATTCGATTTTTGCCTATGCGCTGGGCATATCGTTTGCCATTTCTATCTTATTGACCCACGTGGTCCGGATTCTTGCCATTCGCTGGAAGATTCTCGACCATCCGGGCGAGCGCAAGATGCAAAAAGAGCCGGTTCCTCTGCTTGGGGGGGTGGCGATTTGGGTGACCTTCAATCTCGTCATTGGCGTCCACGTTCTGGCGCTCATCGCCATGAAAGGGTTCGGGATTGAGTGGATTCAGCTCAATGTGCTGTCCTTTCTAGGGTCAGGCACGGACGTCGCATACAAGCTCATAGGCCTGTTTGCAGGCGGTGTCATCATCTTCATTCTGGGGGTAGTGGATGACATCGTGGCGTTGCGTCCCGAGATGAAACTCATTGGGCAGATTGCGGCCGCGCTGGTCCTGGTTCTATCTGGGATTCAGGTGGACCTGCTCATCGACTATCCGATTCTCGCTGCCGCCGTCACCATGTTTTGGGTCGTCATGATGACTAATGCCATGAATTTTCTCGACAACATGGACGGTCTCAGCGCCGGTGTATCCATCGTCGCTTCCTTGTCCTTTTTCGCATGCGTGCTTCCCAGCGGGCAGACGTTCATTTGCGTGCTGCTCATGATTTTCACGGGATCGGTTGCGGGGTTCCTTTACCACAACTTCAATCCCGCCCGAATCTTCATGGGAGACGCAGGCGCGATGTTCTGCGGATACATTCTGGCGTCGGTGGCCGTCCTTGGGACCTTCTACGCTCAGGAAACGACCTCATCGCGCATAGCTATGGCGGCGCCGCTGCTTGCGCTCAGTGTCCCCATCTTTGATACCCTAAGCGTTGTCTATATCCGATGGCGGCGTGGCGAGTCGATTATGAAGGGCGATAAGCGGCATTTCTCGCACCGCCTCGTTGAACTTGGCATGAAGCCGCACCACGCCGTCGAGTTTATTTACCTTGTTGGTGCGGTGACCGGACTGGGTGCAGCGTTGTTGCCTCATGTCGACTACGCGGGCACGATCATCATCATTGCGCAGGCATTGGGTGTCTATTGCCTGATCGTGTTGCTGATGCAGGCCGGAAGGAAGCGGGAAAACAACAGATAA